A portion of the Actomonas aquatica genome contains these proteins:
- a CDS encoding class I SAM-dependent methyltransferase — translation MIQQWDAQTYDAPRRRLVPCFEDFYGTAAELVARIAPSHPRLLELGCGTGLLSEQVVRRVQPGRLVLLDGSTDMLAVASQRLAAWSPETVAADFAGELPAGPFDVIMSSLAIHHLEDDAKQRLFARVFTRLAPGGLFVNAEQVLHPTQDGQKLFEQVHLGAAQALGSSDAEIDAAVERMRADRCATTEAQCGWLEAAGFQHVAVYYQWFRFAVLAGVKLPKRDVNELDSCPLMPGGYQ, via the coding sequence ATGATTCAGCAATGGGATGCCCAGACCTACGATGCGCCGCGCCGCCGCTTGGTGCCGTGCTTCGAGGACTTTTATGGGACCGCGGCGGAGTTGGTGGCGCGGATCGCGCCGTCGCATCCGCGGTTATTGGAGTTGGGCTGTGGCACCGGGCTCCTGAGCGAGCAGGTGGTGCGCCGCGTGCAGCCGGGGCGGCTGGTGCTGTTGGATGGCTCGACCGACATGCTGGCTGTGGCCTCGCAACGGCTGGCGGCTTGGTCGCCGGAGACGGTCGCGGCCGATTTCGCGGGCGAGCTGCCGGCGGGGCCGTTTGACGTGATCATGTCATCCCTCGCCATCCATCATCTGGAGGACGACGCCAAGCAGCGGCTCTTCGCGCGCGTGTTTACGCGACTGGCACCGGGTGGGTTGTTTGTGAATGCCGAGCAGGTGCTGCATCCGACGCAGGACGGGCAGAAACTTTTTGAACAGGTCCACCTCGGTGCGGCGCAAGCACTTGGCAGCAGCGATGCTGAAATTGACGCGGCCGTGGAGCGGATGCGGGCCGATCGATGCGCCACCACCGAAGCGCAGTGCGGGTGGCTGGAGGCCGCCGGATTTCAGCACGTGGCTGTTTATTACCAATGGTTTAGATTCGCCGTCTTGGCCGGAGTTAAGCTGCCGAAACGAGACGTAAATGAACTCGATTCATGCCCGTTGATGCCTGGCGGGTATCAATAA